In Molothrus ater isolate BHLD 08-10-18 breed brown headed cowbird chromosome 22, BPBGC_Mater_1.1, whole genome shotgun sequence, the following are encoded in one genomic region:
- the HSPB2 gene encoding heat shock protein beta-2 has product MAARTVPHAYPMSSEYEFANPSKIYDQNFGEGVSPSEILAPALYHGYYIRPRINKQLERGTSEVCLNQHKFQVFLDVCQFLPDELSVRTVDNLLEVAGQHPQRADRHGFVSREFTRTYILPLDVDPLLVRATLSHDGILSIVAPRTGREVKAKVNEVEITRQEQPLGKEEPAEEGKEKEKS; this is encoded by the exons ATGGCCGCCCGCACCGTGCCCCACGCCTACCCCATGAGCTCCGAGTATGAATTTGCCAACCCCAGCAAGATCTACGACCAGAACTTTGGAGAAG GTGTTTCCCCATCGGAGATTTTAGCCCCTGCCCTGTACCACGGCTACTACATCCGACCCCGCATCAacaagcagctggagaggggcacCTCGGAGGTCTGCCTGAACCAGCACAAGTTCCAGGTGTTCCTGGATGTCTGCCAGTTCCTGCCCGACGAGCTGAGCGTCCGCACCGTGGACAACCTGCTGGAGGTGGCGGGGCAGCACCCGCAGAGGGCCGACCGCCACGGCTTCGTCTCCAGGGAGTTCACCAGGACCTACATCCTGCCCCTGGACGTGGACCCGCTGCTGGTCAGGGCCACCCTGTCCCACGATGGCATCCTGAGCATCGTGGCTCCCCGCACGGGCAGGGAGGTGAAGGCCAAGGTCAACGAGGTGGAGATCACccggcaggagcagcccctggggaaggaggagccgGCcgaggaaggaaaagagaaggaaaagtcCTAA
- the FDXACB1 gene encoding LOW QUALITY PROTEIN: ferredoxin-fold anticodon-binding domain-containing protein 1 (The sequence of the model RefSeq protein was modified relative to this genomic sequence to represent the inferred CDS: inserted 1 base in 1 codon; deleted 2 bases in 1 codon), whose amino-acid sequence MPAGPERHRQXPAERPHVMSERRWLRGCERRSAGAMGPPPRRVLLLGEGNFSFAAALCGARATHVVATCYESEEEAAGRGGAARSLRRLRDSGAEVVFSVDCTKLKEHFLPGKREFDRIYFNFPHCGRKAGVVKNRQLLAGFFNSCAEVLAQEGEVHVALCNGQGGTPADQPRREWHNSWQIVAVAAGAGFILSHVHPFKAETIEGYKCTGYRSQDKSFCVEGALNHIFTRSTAPMCSTPMTCQTQLGSQKVSFQVPQVLVDKINRGFLEVNSSHPVRTVKEKLSAGLSQAFPLQNISACLPLLQQGCPGGVCHSNIFWITLSPGEAPGTGKMSQGLADAVLCSHFGQDTDENVQEGCPAPEQFYLRPSLLPHAQAIMKKGAFSPGTLQVLSGPVFRKCRITPHSMPAFHEMLVVLAVSRGTENSCVQVLVDNIKTTMNSLHQGTSGVKPSISLQEAASFGTELSDFAAFERQLGEIQHFLCVGTEPDPPGSCVGVIRAAPDELKSHELVVVSASLNLDLLAMLLCGISDWRMLWTWDRRFLRQFPEGKLRLFQSFSLYPPSYVHDVSFWLPDGQDFDEVAFHTLARRVSGEMVVSIQLRDNFQQPGTGRRSLCYRVTFQSCDRALGCREAAEMQLHLREEIQQHLGVTLR is encoded by the exons ATGCCCGCGGGGCCGGAGCGGCACCGGC CGCCCGCGGAGCGGCCGCACGTCATGAGCGAGCGCCGGTGGCTGCGGGGCTGCGAGCGCCGCTCC GCCGGGGCCATGgggccgccgccccgccgcgtCCTGCTGCTCGGAGAGGGCAACTTCTCCTTCGCCGCGGCGCTCTGCGGGGCCCGGGCCACGCACGTGGTGGCCACTTGCTACGAGAgcgaggaggaggcggcggggcgcgggggaGCGGCGCGGAGCCTCCGCCGGCTGCGGGACAGCG GAGCCGAGGTTGTGTTTTCCGTGGACTGCACCAAGCTGAAGGAGCACTTTTTACCGGGAAAACGGGAATTTGATCGGATTTATTTCAACTTCCCCCACTGTGGGAGGAAGGCTGGGGTGGTGAAGAACAGGCAGCTCCTTGCCGGCTTTTTCAATAG CTGTGCAGaagtgctggcacaggagggagaGGTGCACGTGGCCCTTTGCAATGGCCAGGGAGGGACTCCTGCGGATCAGCCCAGGAGAGAGTGGCACAACAGCTGGCAAAtcgtggctgtggctgcaggagctgggtttaTCCTGAGCCACGTTCATCCTTTCAAAGCAGAGACTATCGAGGGATACAAATGCACAGGTTACAG GAGTCAGGATAAATCCTTCTGTGTAGAAGGTGCTTTGAACCACATTTTCACACGGAGCACAGCACCCATGTGTTCCACACCCATGACCTGCCAGACACAACTGGGGAGCCAAAAGGTTTCTTTTCAAGTGCCACAAGTCCTTGTGGACAAAATTAATAG gGGTTTTCTCGAGGTGAATTCAAGTCATCCAGTAAGGACAGTAAAGGAGAAGCTCAGTGCAGGGCTCAGCCaagcttttcctctgcagaacATCAGCGcctgcctccccctgctccagcaaggTTGCCCCGGTGGTGTTTGCCACTCCAACATCTTCTGGATCACCCTGAGCCCAGGGGAggctccaggcactgggaaaATGTCTCAGGGACTGGCAGATGCAGTTCTGTGTTCCCATTTTGGCCAGGACACAGATGAGAATGTACAGGAAGGatgcccagctccagagcagttttaccttaggccttccctcctgcctcatGCTCAGGCAATAATGAAGAAAGGAGCCTTTTCCCCAGGGACACTTCAGGTTCTTTCTGGGCCGGTTTTTAGGAAATGTCGGATCACTCCCCACTCCATGCCTGCTTTCCATGAGATGCTGGTTGTGCTTGCAGTGAGCAGGGGCACAGAGAACAGCTGTGTGCAGGTGCTGGTGGATAACATTAAAACCACCATGAATTCCCTGCACCAGGGCACTTCTGGTGTCAAACCCAGCATcagcctgcaggaagcagcGAGTTTTGGAACTGAGCTAAGTGACTTCGCTGCTTTTGAAAGGCAGCTTGGTgaaattcagcatttcctctgtgtggggacagagccagaCCCCCCAGGCTCCTGTGTGGGGGTTATCAGGGCAGCTCCTGATGAATTAAAAAGCCATGAGCTGGTTGTTGTCTCAGCCTCACTGAACCTGGAcctcctggccatgctgctgtGCGGAATATCCGACTGGAGAATGCTCTGGACGTGGGACAGGCGCTTCCTCAGGCAGTTCCCTGAGGGAAAGTTGAGGCTTTTCCAGAGTTTTTCCCTCTATCCACCTTCCTACGTGCACGATGTCAGCTTCTGGCTTCCTGACGGGCAGGACTTTGATGAAGTGGCTTTCCACACCCTTGCCAGGAGGGTGTCAGGTGAAATGGTCGTTTCCATCCAGCTGAGGGACAATTTCCAACAGCCAGGGACAGGACGGAGGAGCCTCTGCTACAGGGTGACTTTCCAGTCCTGTGACAGGGCCTTGGGCTGCCGGGAGGCAGCAGAGATGCAGCTGCACCTTCGGGAGGAaatccagcagcacctgggtgTGACCCTGAGGTAG
- the C22H11orf52 gene encoding uncharacterized protein C11orf52 homolog, translating into MGNLCGCGRRWKCPSPFKRKKAKQGAKVRQEGQQPGSKAVTSAVPTYEDVPDVPVYATVSRRGVQQEESIHYADIQVLCRSQQRSAAEVRSLQQHQATEYATLNFPRARLKYDSKNGTLV; encoded by the exons ATGGGCAACCTGTGCGGCTGCGGCCGGCGCTG GAAGTGTCCTTCACctttcaaaaggaagaaagcaaagcaag GAGCTAAGGTgaggcaggaggggcagcagcctggcagcaag GCTGTCACATCAGCAGTCCCCACGTATGAGGATGTCCCAGATGTGCCAGTGTATGCCACGGTGAGCAGAAGGGGCGtccagcaggaggagagcaTCCACTACGCCGACATCCAGGTGCTGTGCAGGTCCCAGCAGCGCTCAGCTGCCGAGGtgaggagcctgcagcagcaccaggccaCCGAGTACGCCACCCTCAActtccccagggccaggctcaAGTACGACAGCAAAAACGGGACCTTGGTCTGA
- the CRYAB gene encoding alpha-crystallin B chain, with protein sequence MDITIHNPLIRRPFFSWLAPSRIFDQIFGEHLPESELLPVSPSFSPFLMRSPILRMPSWLETGLSEMRLDKDKFYVNLDVKHFSPEELKVKVLGDMIEIHGKHEERQDEHGFIAREFSRKYRIPDDVDPLTITSSLSLDGVLTVSAPRRQSDVPERSIPITREDKPAIAGAQRK encoded by the exons ATGGATATCACCATCCACAACCCCCTGATCCGCAGACCTTTCTTCTCCTGGTTGGCACCCAGCCGGATCTTTGACCAGATTTTCGGGGAGCACCTGCCCGAGTCGGAGCTGCTCCCCGTTTCCCCCAGCTTCAGCCCCTTCCTGATGAGATCCCCCATCCTCCGGATGCCCAGTTGGCTAGAGACAGGACTCTCTGAG ATGCGACTGGACAAGGACAAATTCTATGTGAACCTGGATGTGAAGCATTTCTCCCCTGAGGAGCTGAAGGTGAAGGTTCTCGGGGACATGATTGAGATCCACGGCAAGCACGAGGAGCGCCAG GACGAGCACGGTTTCATCGCCCGGGAGTTCAGCAGGAAGTACCGGATCCCGGACGATGTGGACCCTCTGACCATCACCTCCTCGCTGTCCCTGGACGGGGTCCTGACCGTCAGCGCTCCCCGCAGGCAGAGCGATGTCCCCGAGCGCAGCATCCCCATCACCCGCGAGGACAAACCCGCCATCGCAGGCGCCCAGAGGAAGTGA